The Pyrenophora tritici-repentis strain M4 chromosome 2, whole genome shotgun sequence genome window below encodes:
- a CDS encoding mitochondrial inner membrane protein Mdm31 gives MAFSCAGNDDLIRQSITASALYTHRKPSVAPTPTRSHILTLANVDNVPAPVIMKKNVGTLGILGRLVAGQPLVQSRGLLPWGVLQAWAQPSSPWERAVQVRPISGNSHIRGPPTTTNRLWIASSPCLGRSPTSLLQAPSPHTSHIQQSVTSTVLSAWARHASSKASRALRKSRSSDRRNKSSLTNGSSKNKRNAASQTPPSNSPSSSNPPPNASKTPAKPQEEASGAAKPLLDRLPHHLPHIYRPSKAELLAAASGFWSRIKIHFKWLTIRSTRPFNADEIYALFSWIIAAHVLWIVLGTTTFFMLAIFLVNTAFSQETIAKWIGNYLTKSSGIKVVFETAVVPKWGDGVISFRNVFVSRRPGQGKGKVSKGSQMEMAAAAAARAHPEKDAQDGIPDKPEPEEDTNYTQFDISIDTVNVTLSFSKWFNGKGLLEDVEIKGIRGVVDRTSVRTIEGVDPRSYKHEHNPGDFELESFKMEDLLVTIYQPNGFRPFSVSIFSCDLPQLRKQWLFYDFLSANMMSGSFDNSLFTIHPRQTHNYTGAQLSSGRDSEDGRSWKKHSRIRIDGLNIDHLNRGLEGPFSWIHEGNVDIVADVMFPNDDDDSIAKVMSDMYDRVEATVIQQRKHHFSDHAVHGFDEQHHDDADSEKGKREDNRYVIMDMRVHLNDVRAAVPIFTRDISYVNNALVRPIVAYMNSSRTFIPVNCRVVKRVSEFDGSWTLYDSGLMEEVSKEMYDAFARDVLEDRTTRKRRIKKVGIWTLQLAAQALFLGLAGNIA, from the exons ATGGCTTTTTCATGTGCGGGCAATGACGATCTTATACGCCAATCAATAACCGCCAGCGCCCTCTACACACACCGCAAACCCTCCGTTGCTCCTACACCCACTCGTTCGCATATTCTTACGCTTGCGAACGTCGACAATGTACCCGCCCCGGTTATCATGAAAAAGAATGTAGGAACGCTCGGCATCCTGGGGCGCCTCGTTGCTGGCCAGCCACTGGTACAGAGCCGTGGTTTGCTTCCGTGGGGGGTGCTGCAAGCATGGGCGCAACCATCGTCGCCCTGGGAGAGAGCAGTTCAGGTGCGACCTATTTCTGGGAATTCGCACATCCGTGGGCCGCCGACGACAACAAATCGGCTTTGGATTGCGTCCTCGCCGTGTCTAGGACGCTCTCCCACTTCGCTACTACAAGCACCCTCGCCCCACACGAGTCACATCCAGCAAAGCGTGACTAGCACAGTCCTCTCCGCTTGGGCTAGGCATGCATCATCCAAAGCATCGCGCGCGCTCAGGAAGAGCAGAAGCAGCGACCGACGCAACAAGAGTTCACTGACGAACGGCTCGTCCAAGAACAAACGAAACGCCGCGTCGCAGACACCACCATCCAACTCTCCCTCTTCGTCGAACCCGCCTCCCAATGCCTCGAAAACACCCGCAAAACCGCAAGAAGAAGCCTCGGGTGCTGCGAAGCCCCTCCTTGATCGCCTACCCCATCATTTGCCACACATTTACCGCCCGAGCAAAGCAGAGCTCCTAGCGGCAGCATCCGGCTTTTGGTCTCGAATAAAGATTCACTTCAAGTGGCTCACCATCAGGAGTACACGGCCATTCAACGCCGACGAAATATACGCTTTGTTCTCGTGGATCATAGCGGCGCACGTGCTATGGATCGTACTGGGTACAACCACCTTCTTCATGCTGGCCATCTTCCTGGTCAACACGGCATTCTCGCAGGAAACAATTGCCAAGTGGATTGGCAATTACCTGACAAAGTCCTCGGGCATCAAGGTCGTTTTCGAGACTGCTGTGGTGCCTAAATGGGGAGACGGTGTCATTTCCTTCCGCAATGTCTTCGTCTCGCGGCGTCCAGGTCAAGGCAAAGGAAAAGTCAGCAAAGGCTCACAGATGGAGATGGCCGCTGCCGCTGCAGCCAGGGCGCATCCAGAAAAGGATGCACAGGATGGAATCCCAGATAAGCCCGAGCCAGAGGAGGATACCAACTATACCCAATTCGACATTTCCATCGACACCGTCAACGTGACGCTCTCCTTTTCCAAATGGTTCAACGGCAAAGGACTATTGGAGGATGTTGAAATCAAGGGCATACGCGGTGTCGTGGATCGAACTTCTGTCCGCACAATCGAAGGCGTAGATCCCAGGTCTTACAAGCACGAACATAACCCTGGCGACTTCGAGCTCGAATCCTTCAAGATGGAAGACCTACTGGTGACCATCTACCAGCCGAACGGCTTCCGCCCCTTCTCAGTCAGCATATTCTCCTGCGATCTGCCCCAACTACGGAAGCAATGGCTGTTCTACGATTTCCTTTCAGCTAACATGATGTCTGGTTCCTTTGACAATTCTCTCTTCACCATCCACCCGCGTCAAACCCACAACTACACAGGCGCGCAACTGAGTAGTGGTCGCGACAGCGAGGACGGAAGGTCCTGGAAGAAGCACAGCCGTATACGAATTGACGGGCTCAATATTGATCACCTTAATCGCGGACTTGAAGGCCCCTTTTCTTGGATCCATGAGGGCAATGTCGACATTGTAGCAGATGTCATGTTCCCCAATGACGATGACGATAGTATCGCAAAAGTAATGTCCGACATGTACGACCGTGTCGAAGCCACCGTCATCCAACAGCGCAAACATCACTTCTCCGACCATGCAGTCCACGGCTTCGATGAACAGCACCATGACGACGCAGACTCTGAAAAGGGGAAAAGAGAGGACAACCGCTACGTGATCATGGACATGCGCGTCCATCTCAATGATGTCCGCGCCGCTGTGCCCATCTTTACGAGGGACATCTCGTACGTCAATAACGCCCTCGTACGCCCAATCGTAGCGTACATGAACTCTAGTCGTACCTTCATTCCGGTAAATTGCAGGGTTGTGAAAAGGGTTAGCGAATTTGATGGCAGCTGGACGCTTTACGACAGCGGACTTATGGAGGAAGTGTCGAAAGAG ATGTATGATGCCTTTGCGCGCGACGTTCTCGAAGACCGAACTACGCGTAAACGTCGGATAAAAAAGGTTGGCATTTGGACACTACAACTCGCAGCCCAGGCACTCTTCCTTGGTCTTGCGGGAAACATTGCGTAA
- a CDS encoding pre-rRNA-processing protein pno1, whose amino-acid sequence MPAPTALQRRPEEFAHNVTMEPSSVPLPEETEGELVDMSLDPVAAAQESEAPADDIPMTDESGAPKFPVAKSIPLAFRREQRKVPIPPHRMTPLKANWPKIYPPLVENLKLQCRMNLKSRSVELRTSNATTDTGALQKGADFLKAFTLGFDVDDAIALLRLDDLYIETFEIKDVKTLQGEHLGRAIGRIAGKDGKTKFAIENASRTRVVLADQKIHILGGFKNIHIARESIVSLILGQNPSKVYGNLRTVAGRMKERF is encoded by the exons ATGCCCGCCCCCACAGCGCTACAACGCCGTCCCGAGGAGTTCGCCCACAATGTCACCATGGAGCCTTCTTCCGTTCCCCTCCCAGAAGAAACTGAAGGAGAGCTTGTCGATATGAGCCTTGATCCTGTCGCAGCAGCACAAGAATCAGAAGCGCCCGCAGACGACATACCCATGACAGACGAAAGCGGAGCCCCAAAATTCCCCGTCGCTAAATCGATACCCCTCGCATTCCGCCGCGAGCAGCGCAAGGTCCCAATCCCACCACATCGCATGACACCTTTGAAGGCCAACTGGCCAAAAATATACCCCCCT CTGGTCGAGAACCTCAAGCTACAATGCCGAATGAACCTCAAATCACGTAGCGTCGAACTACGAACGAGCAACGCTACAACGGATACCGGAGCCCTACAGAAAGGAGCAGATTTCCTCAAGGCATTTACACTAGGTTTCGATGTCGACGATGCCATCGCGCTTCTCCGGTTGGATG ATCTATACATCGAGACATTCGAGATCAAGGACGTGAAAACCCTCCAGGGCGAGCACCTCGGCAGAGCAATTGGAAGAATAGCAGGAAAAGACGGAAAGACAAAATTCGCCATTGAGAACGCCAGTAGGACACGAGTCGTCCTGGCAGACCAGAAGATCCACATTCTGGGCGGCTTCAAGAACATTCACATCGCTCGCGAGTCCATTGTCAGCTTGATCCTGGGACAGAATCCCAGCAAGGTTTATGGCAACCTGCGAACGGTTGCAGGGAGGATGAAGGAGAGGTTCTAG
- a CDS encoding ATP-bind-4 multi-domain protein — MASSLNVVALISGGKDSLFSTLHCQANGHTVVALANLHPAPSTDNDNNEDINSYMYQTVGHSVIPLYGEALGIPLYRQEIVGTAVNSSRDYAADSQKQDKDETEDLVPLLRKVMEAHPEVNAVSTGAILSTYQRTRVESVALRLGLTPLSYLWQYPLLPPYTQSSLLHDMTAVGQKAVIIKTASGGLDEDFLGLDVASQATIAKLAKTMGRYGDAGDGAILGEGGEFETLALDGPRPLWKKSIRIDNGPPGKLDGEQAVLKIKESVLEEKTNDDERRVDALRIPELFDEEFKKILETAEITVEDAALASNEAFDVHPQPDAISAVERLPRNAAKDTATVFLHSNLTSDTRPFSPAISPSRQLIKIFLLLDHSLKQVHLSRSSVNHATLLLRDMADFTVLNPVYAQYFSHVNPPARVTIAAGDTLPKGVDVMLSVIVDKEDKDAQGKVTRPVNRQGLHVQGRSYWAPANIGPYSQAISTSLPSNNSHNQSSDVSNCGEVVYVAGQIPLVPASMAVYTDRGFKGQAVLSLQHLWRIGRAKNVKWWTAAVGFIPASQHPEDRVRIAQDVWKAIHAPAHDDNADEEDEDTHIDPWDRLNQHHISAFSDTTRLHHRASSRKLHHCHGAWI; from the exons ATGGCGTCGTCATTGAACGTGGTCGCACTGATCTCAGGCGGCAAAGACTCGCTCTTTTCCACCCTCCACTGTCAAGCAAACGGACACACGGTTGTAGCATTGGCCAACCTGCATCCCGCGCCTTCCACCGATAATGATAACAATGAAGATATCAATAGTTACATGTACCAAACCGTGGGTCACTCGGTTATCCCGCTCTATGGAGAAGCACTGGGCATCCCGCTTTATCGACAGGAAATTGTGGGCACGGCGGTAAACTCAAGTAGAGATTACGCGGCGGATTCGCAAAAGCAAGACAAGGACGAAACCGAAGACCTTGTCCCTTTGTTGAGGAAGGTCATGGAAGCGCATCCTGAAGTCAATGCTGTGTCCACGGGGGCTATCCTGAGCACGTATCAACGGACGCGTGTCGAATCTGTTGCGCTCAGGCTGGGGCTCACACCGCTGTCGTATCTGTGGCAGTATCCATTGTTACCACCATATACGCAGTCATCTCTTTTGCATGACATGACCGCGGTAGGACAAAAAGCAGTCATCATCAAGACGGCATCCGGTGGCTTAGACGAGGACTTTCTGGGTCTCGATGTCGCTAGTCAGGCTACCATAGCGAAGTTAGCGAAGACAATGGGTCGATATGGTGACGCTGGTGACGGTGCGATACTGGGTGAGGGTGGCGAATTCGAGACATTGGCATTAGACGGGCCCCGACCGCTGTGGAAGAAGAGCATTAGGATCGACAATGGACCGCCTGGAAAGTTGGACGGCGAGCAGGCGGTTTTGAAGATCAAGGAGAGTGTGCTTGAAGAGAAGACGAATGATGATGAGAGACGTGTAGATGCATTGAGGATACCAGAGCTCTTTGACGAAGAGTTCAAGAAGATATTGGAAACTGCCGAGATCACCGTGGAAGATGCAGCACTCGCCTCCAACGAGGCGTTTGATGTTCATCCCCAGCCGGATGCTATATCTGCAGTGGAGCGTCTTCCAAGGAATGCGGCAAAAGATACCGCAACCGTCTTCCTCCACTCGAACCTCACGAGCGATACCCGACCGTTCTCTCCAGCCATTTCCCCGTCGCGCCAACTCATCAAAATCTTCCTCCTTCTCGACCATTCCCTCAAGCAAGTCCACCTTTCCAGATCCAGCGTCAACCATGCCACTCTGCTCCTCCGTGACATGGCAGACTTCACTGTCCTCAACCCAGTCTACGCGCAATACTTTAGCCATGTGAACCCCCCAGCTAGAGTTACCATTGCAGCTGGAGACACACTCCCCAAAGGCGTAGACGTCATGCTCAGCGTAATCGTAGACAAAGAAGATAAAGACGCACAAGGTAAAGTCACCAGACCAGTAAACAGACAAGGACTACACGTCCAAGGCCGAAGCTACTGGGCCCCTGCAAACATTGGACCCTACAGCCAAGCCATATCCACCAGCCTGCCTTCCAACAACTCGCACAACCAAAGCAGCGATGTTTCAAACTGCGGAGAAGTAGTCTACGTAGCCGGCCAAATCCCCCTCGTACCCGCCTCCATGGCCGTATACACAGATCGAGGCTTCAAAGGCCAGGCCGTCCTCTCCCTCCAACACCTATGGCGCATCGGCCGCGCCAAAAACGTAAAATGGTGGACTGCAGCTGTGGGCTTCATTCCGGCGTCGCAGCATCCGGAAGACAGGGTGCGTATCGCACAGGATGTGTGGAAAGCTATACACGCCCCAGCACATGACGACAACGCAGACGAAGAGGACGAAGACACGCATATCGATCCGTGGGATAGATTGAATCAGCACCATATATCCGCTTTTAGCGATACAACG CGTCTACACCACCGTGCTTCGTCGCGCAAGTTGCATCACTGCCACGGGGCGTGGATATAG